One Streptomyces fagopyri DNA window includes the following coding sequences:
- a CDS encoding SDR family oxidoreductase yields the protein MTSIEGSVALVTGGSRGIGRALVQGLYERGAKKVYATARDPRTVTHPDAVPLALEVTDPASVAAAAEQAQDVTLLINNAGASVNANFLESPVEDVRREFETNFYGPLLVTRAFVPVIERNGGGHILNVHSVLSWIGVLGSYSASKAAFWSQTNSLRLDLKPRGIEVTGLHVGYVDTDMAAHVDAPKSSPDAVAAQALDGIASGAFEVLADDLTRQVKVQLSEDIAVMYPQLTA from the coding sequence ATGACATCCATCGAAGGTTCGGTCGCTCTGGTCACCGGCGGCAGCCGGGGCATCGGCAGGGCGCTCGTCCAGGGCCTCTACGAGCGCGGCGCCAAGAAGGTGTACGCCACCGCACGCGACCCGCGGACCGTCACGCACCCCGACGCGGTGCCGCTGGCCCTGGAGGTGACCGATCCCGCGTCCGTGGCCGCGGCCGCCGAGCAGGCGCAGGACGTCACGCTCCTGATCAACAACGCCGGTGCCTCCGTGAACGCGAACTTCCTGGAGTCCCCCGTCGAGGACGTCCGCCGCGAGTTCGAGACGAACTTCTACGGACCCCTCCTCGTCACCCGCGCCTTCGTCCCGGTCATCGAGCGCAACGGCGGCGGCCACATCCTCAACGTCCACTCGGTGCTGTCCTGGATCGGTGTCCTCGGCTCCTACAGCGCCTCCAAGGCCGCCTTCTGGTCGCAGACCAACTCCCTGCGCCTGGACCTGAAGCCGCGCGGCATCGAGGTCACCGGACTCCATGTCGGCTACGTCGACACGGACATGGCCGCGCACGTCGACGCGCCGAAGTCGTCCCCGGACGCCGTCGCCGCGCAGGCCCTCGACGGCATCGCGTCCGGCGCCTTCGAGGTCCTGGCCGACGACCTCACCCGGCAGGTCAAGGTCCAGCTCTCCGAGGACATCGCCGTGATGTACCCGCAGCTGACGGCCTAG
- a CDS encoding MFS transporter — protein sequence MTPSDRGAQTRPAGDLSLVLVLGLAAMIVSMMQTLVVPILSIIQSDLGTSTANVSWVTTATLLSAAVFTPLLGRFGDMHGKKPTLIGVLLLMIAGSVLAATTTSLLWLIVGRVLQGAATAIFPLALSVLREEMPPAKLHGAMAMVSGTLAVGSGFALVAAGLLTRGADPDYHRVFWLAVALAAVALVGVLVRVPASRSTTGGRTDWLGAVTLAALLVLLLLPISQGHEWGWGSVRTLGLFVAAVVMAAVWVFVERSVRGPMVDMRMFVHRPVLFTNLAGLFLGFAMFSQFIGVAYLVQMPKELTGYGFGASVLRASVEYLLPTTVVSLLAAQLGGILVGRIGARFTLVVGAVFGVAGFAWLTLAHGSSASIILAGLLIGVAVSFGYAAMPALIVASVPHHQTGIANGLNSISRSVGSAIASAVITSLLASRTIAHLPAGVPALPAESQFTLSFAIAGVAFVMIVAVALVGLTRGATPAYAAAGESASPAEAMTGPAAGGVAELAGDRAEEKAAAATA from the coding sequence GTGACACCCTCCGATCGCGGGGCGCAGACACGCCCCGCAGGCGATCTCTCGCTCGTCCTGGTCCTCGGCCTCGCGGCCATGATCGTCTCGATGATGCAGACCCTCGTCGTACCGATCCTGAGCATCATCCAGAGCGACCTCGGCACCAGTACCGCGAACGTCAGCTGGGTCACCACCGCGACCCTGCTGTCCGCCGCGGTCTTCACCCCGCTGCTCGGCCGCTTCGGCGACATGCACGGCAAGAAGCCCACGCTGATCGGGGTTCTGCTGCTGATGATCGCCGGATCGGTGCTGGCCGCGACCACCACGTCACTGCTGTGGCTGATCGTCGGCCGGGTGCTCCAGGGCGCGGCGACCGCGATCTTCCCGCTCGCCCTCTCGGTGCTGCGCGAGGAGATGCCGCCGGCGAAACTGCACGGCGCGATGGCGATGGTCAGCGGAACGCTCGCCGTCGGCAGCGGGTTCGCCCTGGTGGCGGCCGGACTGCTCACCCGCGGCGCGGATCCCGACTACCACCGGGTGTTCTGGCTCGCCGTGGCCCTCGCCGCCGTGGCCCTCGTCGGCGTCCTCGTACGTGTTCCCGCCTCGCGCTCGACGACCGGTGGCCGTACCGACTGGCTCGGCGCGGTGACGCTCGCCGCGCTGCTCGTCCTGCTCCTGCTGCCGATCTCGCAGGGCCACGAGTGGGGCTGGGGCTCCGTGCGCACCTTGGGTCTGTTCGTCGCCGCCGTGGTCATGGCGGCCGTCTGGGTGTTCGTGGAGCGGAGCGTCCGCGGGCCGATGGTGGACATGCGGATGTTCGTCCACCGTCCGGTGCTCTTCACGAACCTCGCCGGTCTGTTCCTCGGGTTCGCGATGTTCTCGCAGTTCATCGGCGTGGCCTATCTGGTGCAGATGCCGAAGGAGCTGACCGGGTACGGATTCGGCGCCTCGGTCCTGCGCGCCTCGGTCGAGTACCTGCTGCCCACCACGGTCGTCTCGCTGCTCGCCGCGCAGCTCGGCGGGATCCTGGTCGGGCGGATCGGGGCGCGGTTCACCCTGGTCGTCGGCGCGGTGTTCGGCGTCGCCGGATTCGCGTGGCTGACCCTCGCGCACGGCAGCTCCGCCTCGATCATCCTCGCGGGCCTGCTGATCGGTGTGGCCGTCAGCTTCGGGTACGCGGCCATGCCCGCCCTCATCGTGGCGAGCGTTCCGCACCACCAGACCGGCATCGCCAACGGGCTCAACTCCATCTCCCGTTCCGTCGGCAGTGCGATCGCCAGCGCGGTGATCACCTCGCTGCTGGCGTCCAGGACGATCGCGCACCTGCCGGCCGGAGTGCCCGCGCTGCCCGCCGAGAGCCAGTTCACCCTGAGCTTCGCGATCGCCGGTGTCGCGTTCGTGATGATCGTGGCGGTCGCGCTGGTCGGTCTGACCCGGGGTGCCACGCCCGCGTACGCGGCGGCCGGCGAGAGCGCCTCCCCGGCGGAAGCGATGACCGGACCGGCCGCCGGTGGGGTCGCCGAACTCGCGGGGGACAGGGCGGAGGAGAAGGCGGCCGCCGCGACGGCCTGA
- a CDS encoding MarR family winged helix-turn-helix transcriptional regulator: protein MSVTPGTSRSAEVPDGGHPGVSHAVLLDTLWASMVSLYADLTTAAAAHGLTYSQAKALNVLRQGPVPMRSLADTLRCDASNITGIIDRLEARGLVHREASPTDRRVKNVVLSEEGAAVVVRVRDGMHATHQALGALSDAERATLDGLLSRLFQTDGHPTA, encoded by the coding sequence ATGTCCGTGACACCTGGAACGAGCCGCTCCGCCGAGGTACCGGACGGCGGGCACCCCGGCGTCTCCCATGCCGTACTGCTCGACACCCTCTGGGCGTCCATGGTCAGCCTCTACGCGGATCTCACCACCGCCGCCGCCGCGCACGGTCTGACCTACAGCCAGGCCAAGGCCCTCAACGTGCTGCGTCAGGGTCCCGTCCCCATGCGGTCCCTCGCGGACACGCTCCGCTGCGACGCGTCGAACATCACCGGGATCATCGACCGACTGGAGGCACGCGGTCTCGTCCACCGCGAGGCCAGCCCCACCGACCGCCGCGTGAAGAACGTCGTCCTCTCGGAGGAGGGCGCCGCCGTCGTGGTTCGCGTCCGCGACGGAATGCACGCCACCCACCAGGCCCTCGGCGCACTGAGCGACGCCGAGCGGGCCACCCTCGACGGCCTGCTCTCGCGACTGTTCCAGACCGACGGCCATCCCACCGCCTGA